Proteins encoded in a region of the Dorea longicatena genome:
- a CDS encoding DEAD/DEAH box helicase — translation MKKDEKMSIEDMTAYMRIVPERKASYAEFPDTMNDEIKEYLGKQGINALYMHQTEMFEKAGRGENTVITTSTASGKTLAFLIPVLQKILEDPLTRAIFVYPTKALASDQYRSLQPVLEYFGEGKIQAGVYDGDTMPAERSRIRKSANIILTNPEMLNSAFLPNHSKYGFDFIFANLRYIVIDELHSYRGAFGAHLANIFRRMHRICQYYHSSPQFLCSSATIANPVELAKKVCGTAFSLIEKDGSPSPVREYRIIQPPEIKGHNDKVYGRYAASTVAADMLPDLVKEQRHFIAFGKSRRTVEVILKEARDKLDAAGFLSQADSRKIAGYRGGYTPLERKEIERKMMSGELNGLVSTNALELGIDIGSLDTTVIVGYPGTRASFWQQSGRAGRNGQTCVNYLILENQPFDQYIAVEPGWLFEGKSENAIVDPDNLLIELAHIRAAAAELPLSLDDAALFPSLGEIIPVLMKAEEVKSMAGRFAWSGPAFPAGDYSLRNMDKTRFKLILDNENREITEMDESQAYHELHPGAVYMHDGALYEVLKLDLVSRTATAKSFEGNYYTVPAGTEDIRILQTFQEKTVERTKIHFGDINVDEVISMFKKLQFHNHQNLGYVSLTQPLQKDYDTESTWIDIPEDVVRVYRSLLLPNGAGELVLNNHFEGLQNAIKNAAMMVTMTERDDINTGMSNNATVQGYMDSGSGESEGHEVVSLFIYDKYEGGLGYSEKIYELIPEVIDHAIQMVKGCSCEDGCPACVGDYTLSKKMVLWGLRSLKERLEAPEYVKKQVEEERPGVHKQYSFFKLPEKWNEFCETVIKNGESGGAFLKTAKRVEIEKHNLILIVDSYFYEDWLKIPENAKSIKNILKFHAVCPQDMEIVVRTEEDMGRKKKTEGKLKRRYEDKF, via the coding sequence ATGAAGAAGGATGAAAAGATGTCAATCGAAGATATGACGGCATATATGCGCATTGTGCCGGAGAGGAAAGCTTCTTATGCAGAATTTCCGGATACTATGAATGATGAAATAAAGGAATATCTCGGAAAACAGGGGATTAATGCTCTTTATATGCATCAGACGGAAATGTTTGAAAAGGCCGGACGGGGAGAGAATACAGTGATCACGACATCGACTGCCAGCGGAAAAACGCTGGCATTTCTTATTCCTGTCCTGCAGAAGATATTGGAAGATCCACTCACAAGGGCGATTTTCGTCTATCCGACGAAAGCGCTGGCGAGTGATCAGTACCGTTCATTGCAGCCGGTACTGGAATATTTCGGAGAAGGGAAGATTCAGGCAGGAGTCTATGACGGAGATACGATGCCCGCAGAGCGCAGCCGCATCAGAAAGAGTGCGAATATTATATTAACGAATCCGGAAATGTTGAACTCTGCATTTCTTCCGAATCACAGTAAGTATGGGTTTGACTTTATCTTTGCAAATCTGAGATATATTGTGATCGATGAATTGCACAGTTACAGGGGCGCATTTGGTGCCCATCTTGCGAATATTTTCAGGCGGATGCACAGAATCTGCCAGTATTATCATTCAAGCCCCCAGTTTTTATGCAGTTCTGCGACAATCGCCAATCCGGTAGAACTTGCAAAAAAAGTATGTGGCACTGCATTTTCTCTGATTGAGAAGGATGGATCTCCATCACCGGTCAGGGAATATAGAATTATCCAGCCGCCGGAGATCAAAGGACATAATGACAAGGTTTATGGAAGGTATGCGGCGTCTACGGTCGCGGCAGATATGCTTCCGGATCTGGTAAAAGAGCAGAGGCATTTTATTGCATTTGGAAAATCCAGACGAACGGTAGAAGTTATTTTGAAAGAGGCAAGAGACAAGTTGGATGCGGCAGGTTTCTTAAGTCAGGCAGATAGCAGAAAAATTGCCGGATACAGAGGCGGGTACACACCTCTGGAACGAAAAGAAATTGAGCGGAAGATGATGTCCGGGGAACTGAACGGACTGGTGTCGACTAATGCACTGGAACTTGGAATTGATATCGGAAGCCTGGATACGACGGTGATCGTCGGATATCCTGGGACGCGGGCATCATTCTGGCAGCAGAGTGGCCGTGCAGGGAGAAACGGACAGACCTGTGTGAATTACCTGATTCTTGAAAATCAGCCATTTGACCAGTACATTGCAGTGGAACCGGGGTGGCTTTTTGAAGGAAAAAGTGAAAATGCGATCGTAGACCCGGATAATCTGCTGATTGAATTGGCACATATCCGTGCGGCAGCGGCGGAACTTCCACTGAGTCTGGATGATGCAGCATTGTTTCCGAGTCTTGGTGAGATCATTCCTGTTCTGATGAAAGCAGAAGAAGTAAAAAGTATGGCCGGGAGATTTGCCTGGTCGGGTCCTGCATTTCCCGCAGGGGATTACAGTCTGAGAAATATGGATAAGACGAGATTCAAATTAATTCTGGATAATGAGAATCGTGAGATTACAGAGATGGATGAGTCGCAGGCCTATCATGAATTACATCCGGGAGCAGTCTATATGCATGACGGTGCATTGTATGAGGTTCTGAAACTGGATCTGGTAAGCAGGACAGCAACAGCGAAGTCGTTTGAAGGAAATTATTATACAGTCCCGGCAGGAACCGAAGACATCCGGATCCTTCAGACTTTTCAGGAAAAAACAGTGGAAAGAACGAAGATACATTTCGGAGATATTAATGTAGACGAAGTGATCTCGATGTTCAAGAAATTACAATTTCATAATCATCAGAATCTTGGGTATGTATCACTGACACAGCCGCTTCAGAAAGATTATGATACAGAAAGTACATGGATTGATATTCCGGAGGATGTGGTGCGCGTATACAGAAGTCTGCTGTTACCGAATGGGGCAGGAGAACTTGTATTGAATAATCACTTCGAAGGCCTGCAAAATGCGATAAAGAACGCGGCGATGATGGTGACGATGACGGAACGTGATGATATCAATACAGGAATGTCTAATAATGCGACCGTGCAGGGATATATGGATTCTGGCAGCGGAGAATCAGAAGGACACGAAGTGGTGTCATTATTCATTTATGATAAGTATGAAGGTGGTCTTGGATATTCAGAGAAAATCTATGAATTGATCCCAGAGGTGATCGACCATGCGATTCAGATGGTGAAGGGATGTTCCTGTGAGGATGGCTGTCCGGCCTGTGTGGGAGACTATACATTAAGTAAGAAGATGGTGTTATGGGGACTTAGAAGCCTGAAGGAAAGGCTGGAAGCACCGGAATATGTAAAAAAGCAGGTAGAAGAAGAGCGTCCGGGTGTTCACAAACAGTATTCATTCTTTAAACTTCCGGAGAAATGGAACGAATTCTGTGAGACAGTGATTAAGAATGGAGAGAGTGGCGGCGCATTTCTGAAGACCGCAAAACGAGTAGAAATAGAGAAGCATAATCTGATATTGATCGTGGACAGTTACTTTTATGAGGACTGGCTGAAGATACCGGAGAATGCGAAAAGTATCAAAAACATATTAAAATTTCACGCAGTATGTCCACAGGATATGGAGATTGTTGTCCGTACAGAAGAGGACATGGGGCGAAAGAAAAAGACAGAAGGCAAGTTAAAACGACGATACGAAGATAAATTTTAG
- a CDS encoding ATP-dependent helicase produces the protein MDFKEEWNWLNSYQMEAVTDENDACIVNANVGSGKTTVLIAKILYLHYEKKIPLEKMVVLTFTNKAAGEIIERLKKKEPGLTEEQVQFFGTFHSVAMRMLKNTLLQTKAENGEIAHTVENSSMAPEEWTSEFEIIDPDEEQELALYLIAEYSLKVKYKNRLKKRLEQEYPNYKAGKVTSRYKDELFRLYPLLKKEKKKENKMSFSDLLEEGTRLLKMGKNSRPEWIIVDEVQDSDRSQLEFLEALKGPETKIFAVGDPNQVIYSFRGTTQNMFFLLKNRFQAKELSLPVNYRSNASILEAANRFLQFGGKIQGSNECGEKIQIRNHYDPFQEAMYLADKIWTLHQEGKEYRDIAVFYRLQKQAEILEKMFAEQNIPYEVSVKKSWKDIPVLNWLMYVLRFATHPDDIQAGMQVLMDKRFGDKCTKKKAEDIIKNHKTEKSDIYKNMMLFYTEKEVLSGEDIFDSLGLKEALHPTSADYQQDAKQVLDFLNQICTYSREKKLNMSDGIREFLNGMALGTIESPEDTQESAEKEEAGGRVKLMTLHASKGLEFDTVFIIGVNPGLLPIRCSSFDQEEEERRLFFVGITRARNHLELSYYTNPGEPGVLGSYSNYLKMIPEELLEWKEIRSDEEKRTNLKELTRRAKEEIRKAEAQKAENVQEQKTESEKTENVQEQKAIHPKYGTGIVTSEDDMMVEVEFPNYGKKQFIKAFQEVEMIR, from the coding sequence ATGGATTTTAAGGAAGAATGGAATTGGTTGAATTCCTATCAGATGGAAGCAGTGACAGATGAAAATGATGCATGTATTGTAAATGCCAATGTAGGAAGTGGGAAGACGACCGTACTGATCGCGAAAATTTTATATTTGCATTATGAAAAGAAGATTCCGCTTGAGAAGATGGTGGTGCTGACATTTACGAATAAGGCAGCAGGAGAGATTATTGAACGTCTGAAGAAAAAAGAACCGGGACTTACGGAAGAACAGGTGCAGTTTTTTGGAACATTCCACAGTGTTGCCATGCGGATGCTGAAAAATACACTGTTACAGACAAAAGCAGAGAATGGAGAAATAGCTCATACAGTGGAAAATAGCAGCATGGCACCGGAAGAATGGACTTCGGAGTTTGAAATTATAGATCCGGACGAGGAACAGGAACTGGCGCTTTATCTGATTGCAGAATATAGTCTGAAAGTAAAGTATAAAAACCGTTTGAAAAAAAGACTGGAGCAGGAATATCCAAATTATAAGGCTGGAAAAGTAACCAGCCGCTATAAGGATGAACTGTTTCGGTTATATCCTCTTTTAAAGAAGGAAAAGAAGAAAGAGAATAAAATGAGCTTTTCCGATCTGCTGGAAGAGGGGACAAGACTTCTGAAAATGGGGAAAAATTCTCGGCCAGAATGGATTATTGTGGATGAAGTACAGGACAGTGACCGGTCACAGCTGGAATTTCTGGAAGCATTAAAAGGACCGGAGACGAAAATCTTTGCAGTAGGAGATCCAAATCAGGTGATCTATAGTTTCCGCGGGACAACTCAGAATATGTTTTTCCTGTTAAAGAACAGGTTTCAGGCAAAAGAACTTTCACTTCCGGTTAATTACCGATCGAATGCATCCATTCTGGAGGCGGCAAACCGTTTCCTTCAATTTGGCGGAAAGATTCAAGGCAGTAATGAATGCGGGGAGAAGATTCAGATAAGGAATCATTATGATCCGTTTCAGGAAGCAATGTATCTGGCAGACAAGATCTGGACACTTCATCAGGAAGGGAAGGAATACAGGGATATTGCAGTATTTTACAGGCTGCAAAAACAGGCAGAAATCCTGGAAAAGATGTTTGCAGAACAGAATATTCCATATGAAGTATCGGTGAAAAAGTCGTGGAAAGATATTCCTGTATTGAACTGGCTTATGTATGTCTTAAGATTTGCGACGCATCCGGACGATATACAGGCGGGAATGCAGGTATTGATGGATAAAAGGTTCGGAGACAAATGCACAAAAAAGAAAGCAGAAGACATTATAAAGAATCACAAGACAGAGAAATCTGATATATATAAGAATATGATGCTGTTTTATACAGAGAAAGAAGTATTGTCAGGAGAAGATATATTTGATTCGCTTGGATTGAAAGAAGCACTGCACCCTACCTCTGCAGATTATCAGCAAGATGCAAAGCAGGTATTGGATTTTCTGAATCAGATCTGTACATATAGCAGGGAAAAGAAGCTGAATATGTCAGACGGAATCCGGGAATTCCTAAATGGGATGGCACTCGGAACAATAGAAAGTCCAGAGGATACGCAAGAGTCTGCGGAGAAGGAAGAAGCAGGCGGCAGAGTAAAACTCATGACATTACATGCATCGAAGGGGCTGGAATTTGATACGGTATTCATTATCGGAGTAAATCCGGGACTGCTGCCGATCAGATGCAGTAGCTTTGATCAGGAAGAGGAAGAACGGAGATTATTCTTTGTAGGGATCACGCGTGCAAGAAATCACCTGGAACTTTCTTATTACACGAATCCGGGAGAACCGGGGGTATTGGGCAGTTACAGTAATTATCTGAAAATGATCCCGGAGGAATTACTTGAGTGGAAAGAAATACGCAGTGATGAAGAAAAGCGGACAAATCTTAAAGAACTAACGAGAAGGGCAAAAGAAGAAATCCGAAAAGCAGAAGCACAGAAAGCAGAAAATGTTCAGGAACAAAAAACGGAATCCGAGAAAACAGAAAATGTTCAGGAACAAAAAGCGATACATCCCAAATATGGAACCGGTATTGTGACATCGGAAGACGATATGATGGTAGAAGTAGAATTTCCAAATTACGGAAAGAAACAATTTATCAAGGCATTTCAGGAGGTCGAGATGATCAGGTAA
- a CDS encoding ROK family protein: MKDVTYISLNYHLGGAIIVDGQLLTATTGKSETFEHMTLVPGGHDCYCGRQGCAECYCSLNSLLGDSDNLEEFFEKKSAGDTGCIERWEDYLRHLSILINNLHMVLEHTVILGGHVAPYFTDEDLSKIRHYVAERSTFDDDTSYIIPGNHADIIFRIFCLFIIFHIFFRLPIDIFTFVRYYNINKRKGGRTTNQLNLYLKSKERGTVQCRGQSKLKRV; the protein is encoded by the coding sequence ATCAAAGACGTAACCTACATTTCATTAAATTACCATCTGGGCGGTGCCATCATCGTAGACGGTCAGCTTCTTACCGCTACTACAGGAAAAAGCGAAACTTTTGAACACATGACACTGGTTCCCGGAGGTCATGATTGCTACTGTGGACGTCAGGGATGTGCGGAATGCTATTGTTCCCTAAACTCGCTTCTCGGAGATTCCGATAACCTGGAAGAATTTTTTGAAAAAAAATCAGCCGGCGATACCGGCTGTATAGAAAGATGGGAGGATTATTTAAGACATCTGTCCATTCTGATCAACAACCTGCATATGGTTCTGGAGCATACCGTTATATTAGGCGGACATGTTGCTCCTTACTTTACAGATGAAGATCTCTCTAAAATCCGTCATTACGTGGCTGAGCGTTCTACCTTTGATGATGACACCAGTTACATCATTCCCGGCAATCATGCAGATATTATTTTCAGAATATTTTGTCTTTTTATTATTTTTCACATTTTTTTCAGATTACCTATTGACATTTTCACTTTCGTGCGATATTATAATATCAACAAAAGAAAAGGAGGACGGACCACCAATCAGTTAAATCTTTATTTAAAATCTAAAGAAAGAGGTACAGTCCAATGCAGAGGACAATCTAAACTGAAAAGAGTCTAA
- a CDS encoding 50S ribosomal protein L25: MNTLKAEKRSMDIKAKKLRREGYVTGNVFGREMKESVPVKMEKAAVDRLLKACHKGSQVMLDIEGEKMNVLIKDVEFNPLKGQVDEIDFQALVSNEKVHSVAEIVLVGHEKDAGGVLEQLLEEVQFKAYPSALVDKVEVDVSNMKVGDSIKVKDLTLSSDKDVDVMTDPETTVVTLQYVHNSEADDDADEEAAEATE, from the coding sequence ATGAATACTTTAAAAGCTGAAAAAAGAAGCATGGACATCAAAGCAAAGAAATTAAGAAGAGAAGGTTACGTTACTGGTAATGTCTTCGGAAGAGAGATGAAAGAGTCTGTTCCGGTTAAGATGGAAAAAGCAGCTGTTGACCGTTTACTTAAGGCTTGCCACAAAGGTAGTCAGGTAATGCTGGACATCGAAGGTGAGAAGATGAATGTTCTGATTAAAGATGTCGAGTTTAACCCATTAAAAGGTCAGGTAGATGAGATAGACTTCCAGGCACTTGTAAGTAATGAAAAAGTACATTCTGTAGCAGAGATCGTTCTGGTCGGACATGAGAAAGATGCAGGTGGTGTACTGGAGCAGTTACTGGAAGAAGTACAGTTCAAGGCATATCCGTCAGCATTGGTTGACAAGGTAGAAGTTGATGTAAGTAACATGAAAGTCGGAGATTCTATCAAGGTAAAAGATCTTACACTTTCAAGTGACAAAGATGTAGATGTCATGACTGATCCTGAGACTACAGTTGTTACATTGCAGTATGTACACAACAGTGAGGCGGATGATGATGCCGATGAGGAAGCCGCAGAAGCAACAGAATAA
- a CDS encoding serine hydrolase domain-containing protein, with translation MAKEQLAVIEMVTNMILGKTEGISKVDFVPQKTRCPEPENGMHMHDKVPVIQDQDIEKTKNQQQIFPRKTPESQGIGSDHLRYLIQELADSPNTDMHHFMVLRHGNVICEADFAPYRKGIWHITHSMCKSITGMATGLLIDEGKLDLSENIYKIFHDKGSTWAKIFRPEVTVENLMTMTSGVTFNESGIVSGNDWLESYLNAPISEKPGTKFQYNSLNSYVLSAIITERTGMPMDEYLKPRLFEPLGITDYLWEKCPRGITKGGWGLFMHTEDMAKLGQLYLNKGKWNGKQIIPESWAEASVMKKVDSIEGTYGYGYQLWMEERPGSFEYNGMLGQNVLIYPDVDMVIVTNAGNEELFQDNVMLNIIRKYFPVDWMPKETLPENPIAYAKLQELTERLAGKRLKNDQYYNSPLIIGKGGWKKNSSKYRVRERQTEIEKVQNQQIHLLTDLLDGTCYEMEQESVGLFPLVMQVMHNNMTDGISKINFYKKRTKELQQTLILCFQEGEESIELEMGWNQYIENKLSIHGETYLVAVKGERSSDVDDNPVLKVEIVYLEEAMRRKLYVTFVKDTSASKLITPEYIEIKWYESPGKALIMEGMESITTEVTKHPIYSRIRENGGIDLLHRLMEQTIEPVIKGRIIDSSEEAQQDTEVQHPEISGD, from the coding sequence ATGGCAAAAGAGCAGCTTGCAGTAATAGAGATGGTAACCAATATGATTCTGGGAAAGACAGAAGGAATCAGCAAGGTGGATTTTGTACCTCAGAAAACAAGGTGTCCGGAACCGGAAAATGGAATGCATATGCATGATAAAGTACCGGTAATACAGGATCAGGATATAGAAAAAACGAAAAATCAGCAACAGATATTTCCAAGAAAGACTCCGGAAAGCCAGGGGATAGGCTCAGATCATCTGAGATACCTGATACAGGAACTGGCAGATTCACCGAATACAGATATGCATCATTTTATGGTGCTGCGTCATGGAAATGTGATCTGTGAGGCAGACTTTGCGCCATACAGAAAAGGAATCTGGCATATCACACATTCCATGTGTAAGAGCATCACCGGAATGGCAACAGGACTTCTGATAGATGAGGGAAAACTGGATCTTTCAGAAAACATTTATAAAATTTTTCACGATAAAGGAAGTACCTGGGCGAAAATATTCCGGCCGGAGGTCACGGTAGAGAACCTGATGACGATGACAAGCGGCGTAACATTTAATGAATCAGGAATCGTATCCGGAAATGACTGGCTGGAAAGTTATCTGAATGCACCGATATCAGAAAAACCAGGCACAAAATTCCAGTACAACAGTCTGAATTCCTATGTGCTTTCTGCGATCATAACAGAACGGACCGGAATGCCGATGGATGAATATCTGAAGCCGAGACTGTTCGAGCCATTGGGAATTACAGATTATCTGTGGGAGAAATGTCCGAGAGGAATTACGAAAGGCGGCTGGGGACTTTTTATGCATACAGAGGATATGGCGAAGCTTGGACAGCTGTATCTGAATAAGGGGAAATGGAATGGAAAACAGATCATTCCGGAAAGCTGGGCAGAGGCGTCTGTTATGAAAAAAGTAGATAGTATAGAAGGTACTTACGGATACGGATATCAGCTCTGGATGGAAGAACGTCCGGGAAGCTTTGAATATAATGGAATGCTTGGGCAGAATGTGCTGATCTATCCGGACGTTGATATGGTGATCGTAACGAATGCGGGAAATGAAGAACTATTCCAGGACAATGTGATGCTGAATATTATAAGAAAATATTTCCCGGTAGATTGGATGCCAAAAGAGACACTTCCGGAGAATCCAATTGCGTATGCAAAGCTGCAGGAACTGACCGAAAGGCTGGCTGGAAAAAGACTAAAGAATGATCAATATTATAACAGTCCCCTTATAATCGGAAAAGGCGGTTGGAAGAAGAATTCCTCAAAATATAGAGTCCGCGAAAGACAGACCGAAATAGAAAAAGTACAAAATCAACAGATTCATTTACTGACAGATTTGTTGGATGGTACATGTTATGAGATGGAACAGGAAAGTGTCGGACTTTTTCCGCTGGTTATGCAGGTCATGCACAACAATATGACGGATGGTATATCGAAGATCAATTTCTATAAAAAGAGAACGAAAGAATTGCAGCAGACCCTGATCCTCTGCTTTCAGGAGGGCGAAGAGTCTATAGAACTGGAAATGGGTTGGAATCAATATATAGAAAATAAACTGAGCATTCATGGAGAAACATATCTGGTTGCGGTGAAGGGAGAACGCTCTTCTGATGTGGATGACAATCCGGTTCTGAAAGTGGAAATAGTGTATCTGGAAGAAGCGATGAGGCGGAAGTTATATGTGACATTTGTTAAGGATACATCGGCATCAAAATTAATAACACCGGAATATATAGAAATAAAATGGTATGAATCACCCGGTAAGGCTCTGATCATGGAAGGAATGGAATCCATCACGACAGAAGTTACTAAGCATCCGATCTATTCCCGTATCAGGGAGAATGGAGGTATTGATCTGCTCCATCGCCTGATGGAACAGACGATAGAGCCGGTGATTAAAGGTAGAATCATAGATTCGTCCGAAGAAGCACAGCAAGATACAGAAGTACAGCATCCTGAAATTTCCGGGGATTAA
- a CDS encoding helix-turn-helix domain-containing protein, giving the protein MSLIRTCGKLYLHKNTLQYKLNRIHKITGLNPRKFQDAVLLYLAVLLRTNL; this is encoded by the coding sequence ATGTCACTTATCAGAACTTGTGGCAAACTGTATCTTCATAAAAATACACTTCAATATAAGTTAAACCGTATTCATAAAATAACCGGCCTTAATCCCCGGAAATTTCAGGATGCTGTACTTCTGTATCTTGCTGTGCTTCTTCGGACGAATCTATGA
- a CDS encoding glycerate kinase: MKIVTAIDSFKGSMTSMEAGLAVTEGVHRVDSDVDVQIRPLADGGEGTVEALVAGMNGMKQEIQVTGPLGTPVVCEYGVIESSKTAVIEMAGAAGITLVPDEKKNPLYTTTYGVGEVIKDAIGKGCRRFIIGIGGSATNDGGIGMLQALGFGFMNKNGQPVPFGARGLEELETITDTYVIPELKECEFRIACDVTNTLCGEQGASAVYGPQKGATPSMIMQMDKWLAYYAALAKEKFPKANAKQAGTGAAGGLGFAFLTFTNAVLESGIKIVLEETQLEEYIKDADLVVTGEGRLDRQTAMGKAPIGVAKLAKKYGKTVIAFAGSVERDARECNEHGIDAFFPVLRGITTLEEAMKNENAKRNLADTAEQVYRLWR, from the coding sequence ATGAAAATTGTAACAGCAATCGATTCGTTTAAAGGAAGTATGACTTCGATGGAAGCAGGACTTGCAGTAACAGAAGGAGTACACAGAGTAGATTCAGATGTGGATGTGCAGATCAGACCGCTGGCAGACGGAGGCGAAGGAACGGTAGAAGCGCTTGTTGCCGGAATGAATGGCATGAAACAGGAGATTCAGGTGACGGGACCACTTGGAACACCGGTAGTCTGTGAATATGGAGTCATTGAAAGTAGCAAGACGGCAGTAATTGAGATGGCAGGAGCAGCGGGAATTACACTGGTGCCGGATGAAAAGAAGAATCCACTTTACACAACGACTTACGGTGTCGGGGAAGTAATCAAAGATGCGATTGGAAAAGGCTGTAGAAGATTTATCATCGGAATCGGAGGCAGTGCAACGAATGACGGAGGTATCGGGATGCTGCAGGCACTTGGATTCGGATTCATGAACAAGAATGGACAGCCGGTACCATTTGGTGCAAGAGGTCTGGAAGAACTGGAGACGATCACGGATACCTATGTGATACCAGAACTGAAAGAATGTGAGTTCCGGATTGCGTGTGATGTAACAAATACGCTGTGTGGAGAGCAGGGAGCAAGTGCTGTTTACGGACCGCAGAAAGGAGCAACGCCATCTATGATCATGCAGATGGACAAATGGCTGGCATATTATGCGGCACTGGCAAAAGAAAAATTCCCGAAAGCAAATGCAAAACAGGCCGGAACCGGAGCTGCCGGAGGACTGGGATTCGCATTTTTAACATTTACCAATGCAGTGCTGGAATCCGGGATCAAGATCGTACTGGAGGAGACACAGCTGGAAGAATATATCAAAGATGCGGATCTGGTAGTTACGGGAGAAGGAAGACTGGACAGACAGACGGCGATGGGAAAAGCACCGATCGGAGTAGCAAAGCTGGCTAAAAAATACGGAAAGACAGTGATCGCATTTGCAGGATCGGTAGAACGGGATGCAAGAGAATGTAACGAGCATGGAATTGACGCATTCTTCCCGGTTTTACGAGGCATTACCACGCTGGAAGAAGCTATGAAGAATGAAAATGCGAAGAGAAACCTGGCGGATACTGCGGAACAAGTATACCGTTTATGGAGATAA
- a CDS encoding TRAP transporter large permease subunit, whose amino-acid sequence MGKKSGYHKEALLLAMIGGGKAGNIISPNPNTIAVSEAFKVDLTSLMMKNFIPAICAVVVTILLSTMLSKKQGVQVTENDLEQKEDKNLPSFIQAVAGPVVAVMMYVI is encoded by the coding sequence ATTGGAAAGAAGTCCGGATATCACAAAGAGGCGCTGCTTCTTGCGATGATCGGAGGAGGAAAGGCCGGAAATATCATATCACCGAATCCAAATACGATTGCGGTATCCGAGGCATTTAAAGTAGACCTTACATCACTTATGATGAAGAACTTTATTCCGGCAATCTGTGCAGTAGTTGTGACAATCTTATTATCTACGATGCTTTCTAAGAAACAGGGAGTTCAGGTTACGGAAAATGATCTGGAACAGAAAGAAGATAAGAATTTACCATCATTTATCCAGGCAGTTGCAGGGCCGGTGGTTGCGGTTATGATGTATGTGATTTAG
- a CDS encoding phosphopentomutase codes for MKRIFWIVLDSAGIGEAPDADKFGDVGSNTWKSCYDSGKLHIPNMEKIGIYQIDGMEYAKSTENPTGSFAKMQELSCGKDTTTGHWEMAGIVTPDPLPKFPDGFPKVFIEEFSKRTGRKILCNLPYSGTQVIYDYGREQEETGALIVYTSADSVCQIAAHEEIIPVEQLYEYCKIAREMLTGDLGVGRVIARPFIGTWPNYERTIRRHDFSLAPPRQTVLDALKAEGKDVIGVGKIYDIFEGQGVTETYPNQGNEKNMEKTIEIQKKEFDGLCYVNLVDGDMIYGHRRDIAGYAGALTRFDEQLGEFLANMRDDDMLMITADHGCDPGYTGTDHTREYVPCLIYGKEIKAGVNLHTRKGFADMAATIAEALGSKYQGDGESFWDEIRN; via the coding sequence ATGAAACGTATTTTCTGGATTGTATTGGACAGTGCCGGCATCGGGGAAGCTCCGGATGCAGATAAGTTTGGTGATGTCGGAAGTAATACATGGAAGAGCTGCTATGACAGCGGGAAACTTCATATTCCGAATATGGAAAAGATAGGAATCTACCAGATTGATGGTATGGAATATGCAAAAAGTACAGAGAATCCGACCGGAAGTTTTGCAAAAATGCAGGAATTATCATGTGGAAAGGATACGACGACCGGACACTGGGAAATGGCGGGTATCGTAACGCCGGATCCGCTTCCGAAATTCCCGGACGGATTTCCGAAAGTATTCATAGAGGAATTTTCAAAAAGGACGGGAAGAAAGATTCTGTGTAATCTGCCGTATTCGGGTACACAGGTCATTTATGATTATGGCCGGGAGCAGGAAGAGACAGGAGCACTGATCGTGTATACATCTGCGGACAGTGTATGCCAGATTGCAGCGCACGAGGAGATAATTCCGGTAGAGCAGTTATATGAATATTGTAAGATTGCCAGAGAGATGCTGACTGGAGATCTCGGAGTCGGAAGAGTGATCGCAAGACCATTCATCGGAACATGGCCAAATTACGAACGGACAATCAGACGGCATGACTTTTCACTTGCACCGCCGAGACAGACGGTGTTGGATGCATTAAAAGCAGAAGGAAAAGATGTGATCGGTGTCGGAAAGATCTATGATATCTTTGAAGGGCAGGGAGTGACGGAGACCTACCCGAATCAGGGAAATGAAAAGAATATGGAAAAGACGATCGAGATACAGAAGAAAGAGTTCGACGGACTTTGCTATGTGAACTTAGTAGATGGGGATATGATCTATGGACACCGGCGTGATATTGCAGGATATGCAGGAGCACTGACGAGATTCGATGAACAGTTAGGGGAATTCCTCGCAAATATGCGGGACGACGATATGTTGATGATTACGGCAGACCATGGCTGTGATCCGGGATATACCGGAACGGATCATACAAGAGAATATGTGCCTTGTCTTATATACGGAAAAGAGATCAAAGCAGGGGTGAATCTGCATACCAGAAAAGGTTTTGCAGATATGGCGGCGACGATTGCGGAAGCTCTTGGAAGTAAATACCAGGGAGATGGGGAGTCATTCTGGGATGAAATAAGAAATTGA